The genomic region AGTTGGTCATTTATCCCGAAGTGGTTGGGATCCGGTTCGATCGGGCGCAAACCCAGACGACACAGCATTTGGGTGAAACCTTAAAGCCGCAACCGGCGCAAGTTCAAGCAACTGGAACGACTCGTGCGGTTGGGCGCAATCGCTATGAAGTATTTTGGCGAATTCCCCGGCCAGATGGTGATTTTCAGTTGGGTCTGCGATTGAATACGCAGCCGGTTCAAGCGAAGTTAAATGCCTATACATTAAGAATTTTAGGTTTAATTGTCTTGATTTCGGGTGTGGTTACGGCAACCACGATGTATACCGTTAGCGTTTTAGTGATTACACCGATTTTGCGCTTGCGTGATGATCTGCTGCGCACCGGAGATATGGTGAATGTGGAATCTGATGATTTCCATTTTGATGTGCATCAGCGCCAGCGCCAGGATGAGATGGGTGAGTTGTTTCGGGCCTTTGAGCGGATGTTTGGTCGAATTCAACATGAAATTCGTGATCGGCATCAGGCTGAGGCATCGTTGGCCTCCGAAACGTTATTGACGCAACAAGCGCAGCAACATTCCCAAGCCGTGCAGCAGGTGTTGGAGGAGTTGCGGACAACTCAGGTGCAGTTGATTCACAGCGAAAAAATGTCAAGTTTGGGACAACTGGTCGCTGGGATTGCCCATGAATTTAATAACCCAGTGACGTTTATTAATGGCAACCTGGTGCCGTTGCAGGAATATACCGATGGTTTGCTACAGCTATTGGCACAATATCAACTGACTTATCCCGATACGCCCGTTGACTTACAGGATTTGGCGGATTCGATCGATGTAACCTACATTCAAGCTGATTTGCCCAAAATTTTGGCTTCGATGAAAATGGGTGTGCAGCGAATTCGGACGATCGTTGGCTCGTTGCGCAATTTCTCGCGCTTAGATGAATCGGCGATGAAACAAGTCGATGTGCATGAGGGGTTGGAGAGTGCTTTGATGTTGATTCAGCACCGCTTGAACGAGAAGCCGTTGGCGATTCAACTGGTCAAAGACTACGGTAAATTGCCGTTGGTGGAATGTTTCGCGAATCAACTTAATCAAGTATTTATGAG from Romeriopsis navalis LEGE 11480 harbors:
- a CDS encoding sensor histidine kinase, with the protein product MLNRFALSMRVFKSRLARKVSLWVFASVVAIEFVILVPSYYRRREELLHEQVVKVEQAFLPLVKRYRQQPDIAFAQVRDQLVIYPEVVGIRFDRAQTQTTQHLGETLKPQPAQVQATGTTRAVGRNRYEVFWRIPRPDGDFQLGLRLNTQPVQAKLNAYTLRILGLIVLISGVVTATTMYTVSVLVITPILRLRDDLLRTGDMVNVESDDFHFDVHQRQRQDEMGELFRAFERMFGRIQHEIRDRHQAEASLASETLLTQQAQQHSQAVQQVLEELRTTQVQLIHSEKMSSLGQLVAGIAHEFNNPVTFINGNLVPLQEYTDGLLQLLAQYQLTYPDTPVDLQDLADSIDVTYIQADLPKILASMKMGVQRIRTIVGSLRNFSRLDESAMKQVDVHEGLESALMLIQHRLNEKPLAIQLVKDYGKLPLVECFANQLNQVFMSLFSNAIDAINAQEQAGCIQISTRQLSAERLEIAIQDNGVGIPDTDLPHVFDPFFTTKPVGKGVGLGLSVSYQIIQMHGGQLNCASTEADGTRFTIEIPICQNLLGADMLPRKSA